In Rubrobacter calidifluminis, a genomic segment contains:
- a CDS encoding MGDG synthase family glycosyltransferase encodes MTQGHHILILTAGAGGGHKAAGEALSGELASAGHHVLVEDGLNLMSGWIERLAVSSYRKGLTSRGSTGWLPTSWGMAFKVTSNRYGSRMIHRLTSSPAFTKELRALLRSSAPDLVVSTYPLVSAAVGRLRRSGELSCPVAALITDYGAHPLWVASGVDLNLVPSLISAGLVERAGGKALAVRIPTRASHARVDRRKARKDLGVPQEGASVALISGGAWGAGNLGETTRTVLGCGWHAIVATGGNESLMRRLRDLLGGEERVLILGWRKDMARVMAAADCLIQNAGGMTALEAIDLGVPLVSFDPIAGHGEYNARIMEEAGVALWARDARALEEILTAGRPPAPRREEGLPSAVEALENLLVRSR; translated from the coding sequence ATGACCCAAGGACACCACATACTTATACTCACCGCCGGGGCGGGAGGAGGGCACAAGGCCGCCGGCGAGGCCCTCTCCGGCGAGCTCGCCTCAGCTGGGCACCACGTCCTCGTCGAGGACGGCCTGAACCTCATGTCCGGGTGGATCGAACGGCTCGCCGTAAGCTCCTACCGGAAGGGCCTCACGAGCCGGGGCTCGACCGGTTGGCTCCCGACCTCGTGGGGGATGGCCTTCAAGGTCACCTCCAACCGGTACGGGTCGCGCATGATCCACCGTCTGACGAGCAGCCCGGCTTTCACGAAAGAGCTGCGGGCCCTTCTGCGCTCGTCCGCCCCCGACCTCGTGGTCTCGACCTACCCGCTCGTGAGCGCGGCCGTGGGGCGTCTGCGCCGCAGTGGGGAGCTTTCCTGCCCCGTCGCGGCGCTCATCACGGATTACGGGGCGCACCCTCTGTGGGTCGCCTCGGGCGTGGACCTCAACCTCGTCCCCTCGCTCATCTCGGCCGGTCTGGTCGAGCGGGCGGGAGGCAAGGCCCTGGCGGTACGCATCCCCACACGCGCGTCGCACGCCAGAGTGGACCGGCGAAAGGCGAGAAAAGACCTGGGCGTCCCGCAGGAAGGGGCGTCCGTCGCCCTGATCTCGGGTGGAGCCTGGGGAGCCGGGAACCTGGGGGAGACGACCCGCACAGTGCTTGGGTGCGGCTGGCATGCGATCGTGGCGACCGGCGGAAACGAGTCACTGATGAGACGCCTGCGGGATCTGCTGGGGGGCGAGGAACGCGTGCTCATCCTTGGCTGGCGCAAAGACATGGCGCGGGTGATGGCGGCCGCGGACTGTCTGATCCAGAACGCCGGCGGGATGACGGCCCTGGAGGCGATAGACCTCGGCGTGCCGCTCGTCTCCTTCGACCCCATAGCCGGCCACGGCGAGTACAACGCCAGGATCATGGAGGAGGCTGGGGTGGCGCTCTGGGCGCGCGACGCGAGGGCTCTCGAAGAGATACTCACCGCCGGACGTCCCCCCGCCCCGCGGCGCGAAGAGGGCCTGCCCTCCGCTGTCGAAGCCCTCGAAAACCTCCTGGTCCGCAGCCGATGA
- a CDS encoding phosphatase PAP2 family protein encodes MNPKGAGGRGGSRHTSRGGRDARGASCLGVSALLLLAAFAALAYAVSRGVTRSLDVAVMMEVHGVFSPSIEGLMVAATTLGYYSVVTVLLAVCVVLFYLRGLRWHALYMPVCTVGDMVLTTIVKDTVERIRPHLFHFPGYPIPHSFSFPSGHADMAVAFYGVLALLLARLLSGGWRWLVLAAGLLLVLIIGFSRIYLGVHYPSDVLGGYLLAGFWASLTGSAFVLLQERF; translated from the coding sequence ATGAACCCGAAGGGAGCGGGCGGCAGAGGTGGGTCGCGGCATACCAGCCGCGGAGGGCGTGATGCGCGGGGTGCCTCCTGCCTGGGGGTCTCGGCCCTCCTTCTACTCGCCGCGTTCGCCGCACTCGCCTACGCCGTCTCCCGCGGTGTGACCCGTTCTCTCGACGTCGCCGTCATGATGGAGGTGCACGGGGTATTCTCTCCCTCCATCGAGGGGCTCATGGTCGCAGCGACCACGCTCGGGTATTACTCGGTGGTCACGGTGTTGCTCGCGGTCTGCGTCGTCCTCTTCTATCTGCGGGGTCTGCGGTGGCATGCCCTCTACATGCCGGTGTGCACCGTCGGGGACATGGTTCTCACCACCATCGTCAAGGACACCGTGGAGAGGATCAGACCGCACCTCTTCCACTTCCCCGGATATCCGATCCCGCACTCCTTCTCCTTCCCCAGCGGGCACGCCGACATGGCCGTGGCCTTCTACGGGGTGCTCGCGCTCCTGCTCGCCCGACTACTCTCCGGCGGCTGGAGGTGGCTCGTGCTGGCGGCCGGGTTGTTGCTGGTCCTCATCATCGGCTTCAGCAGGATCTACCTGGGGGTTCACTACCCCTCTGACGTGCTCGGCGGCTACCTGCTAGCCGGATTCTGGGCCTCGCTGACAGGGAGTGCCTTCGTGCTCCTGCAGGAGCGCTTCTAG
- a CDS encoding ABC transporter substrate-binding protein gives MERQSGRRAFSRREFLGVAAAGGFGAMLLGGCGGGSSSGATSSTGSGQSKAKKNYRIVLIVGVLGDEFYTTMGCGASAEANKLGVDLKIQGPKDFDPSEQTPILNAAIQSSPDAILIAPTDKTAMIAPIQSAVNQGIPVIAVDTTINKTDILLAHIGSDNFKGGQVAGDALAKAVNKKGKVFVVNVKPGISTTDARQKGFEAAIKKYPNIQYLGAQYDNDDPTKAASITSAVLQKNPDLAGIFGTNIYAGEGAATGVRQAGKKGQVKVIEFDASPTEVKDLKKGSVDGLIAQHPGDIGRLGVKMAVEYLDTKKKPQKKNVTTGFTVVTRGNMNDPNVSKYLYKAQC, from the coding sequence ATGGAACGCCAGAGCGGTAGGAGAGCCTTCAGTCGGCGGGAATTCCTCGGCGTGGCGGCCGCGGGCGGCTTCGGAGCGATGCTGCTCGGCGGTTGCGGAGGAGGGTCAAGCAGCGGAGCAACGAGCAGTACAGGTAGTGGACAGTCCAAAGCCAAAAAGAACTACAGGATCGTCCTCATCGTGGGCGTCCTCGGGGACGAGTTCTATACCACGATGGGCTGCGGAGCTTCAGCGGAGGCGAACAAACTTGGGGTGGATCTCAAGATACAGGGACCTAAGGACTTCGACCCCAGCGAGCAGACCCCTATCCTGAACGCCGCCATCCAGTCGAGTCCGGATGCCATACTCATCGCGCCGACGGACAAAACCGCCATGATCGCTCCGATACAGAGCGCGGTGAACCAGGGCATCCCCGTCATAGCCGTGGACACGACGATAAACAAGACGGACATTCTTCTGGCCCACATAGGTTCGGACAACTTCAAAGGTGGGCAGGTCGCAGGAGACGCTCTCGCGAAGGCAGTAAACAAGAAGGGTAAGGTCTTCGTGGTCAACGTCAAGCCGGGTATATCCACGACCGACGCTCGCCAGAAGGGTTTCGAAGCCGCCATAAAGAAGTACCCGAACATCCAATACCTCGGGGCCCAGTACGACAACGACGATCCCACCAAGGCAGCCTCCATAACCTCGGCCGTACTGCAGAAGAACCCCGATCTCGCGGGAATCTTCGGCACCAACATCTACGCCGGGGAGGGAGCAGCCACCGGCGTGCGTCAGGCAGGCAAGAAGGGGCAGGTGAAGGTCATAGAGTTTGACGCCTCCCCCACAGAGGTCAAGGACCTCAAGAAGGGAAGCGTGGATGGTCTGATCGCCCAGCATCCCGGGGATATAGGAAGGCTGGGCGTCAAGATGGCCGTAGAGTATCTCGACACCAAGAAGAAGCCGCAGAAAAAGAACGTCACGACCGGCTTCACCGTCGTCACCAGAGGCAACATGAACGACCCCAACGTGTCGAAATACCTCTACAAGGCCCAGTGCTAG
- a CDS encoding ABC transporter permease → MVKLKARLTSKEVGEQSLRRFGISSAFIFLILLALIVIFSILEGGAFLSGKNFMNIAVDASELLLMAVGMTFVIITAGIDLSVGATLVLSSVVAANTMVALSGTPQQVHHHIYPHQNVAIPVGILVGLAVGVVCGLINGLVITRLKLTPFIATLGTLGLFLGTAQILSGGVNVPYVPPAIQSQIGTRDLFGVLPVPIAVAIVVVVIAALALRQTRFGRYTYTIGSSTEAARKVGINVERHLLKVYVLSGFLSGLAGIIDLARFNTASPGTHTLDNLNVISAVVIGGASLFGGIGSILGSVVGTFIPAVLQNGFIIEGVQAFWQQATIGVILILAVYIDQRRKSAEERS, encoded by the coding sequence ATGGTGAAGCTGAAAGCCAGGTTGACAAGTAAGGAGGTTGGAGAGCAGAGTCTGCGGCGTTTTGGCATCTCATCGGCGTTCATATTCCTGATTCTGCTCGCACTGATCGTCATCTTCTCCATCCTGGAGGGCGGAGCGTTCCTGAGCGGCAAGAACTTCATGAACATAGCCGTTGACGCCTCGGAGCTCCTGCTCATGGCCGTCGGGATGACGTTCGTCATCATAACCGCCGGCATAGATCTCTCGGTCGGTGCAACCCTCGTGCTCTCTAGCGTGGTCGCCGCCAACACCATGGTTGCGCTCTCCGGCACTCCGCAGCAGGTGCACCACCACATCTACCCGCACCAAAATGTCGCTATACCGGTGGGCATACTCGTCGGGCTCGCTGTCGGCGTGGTCTGTGGGCTCATAAACGGGCTCGTGATCACGCGCCTCAAGCTGACGCCGTTCATAGCAACGCTCGGCACGCTGGGACTCTTCCTGGGCACGGCCCAGATACTCTCTGGTGGGGTGAACGTTCCCTACGTACCACCGGCGATCCAGTCCCAGATCGGCACGCGCGATCTGTTCGGGGTGCTGCCGGTCCCGATCGCGGTCGCCATCGTCGTCGTCGTGATAGCCGCTCTCGCTCTGCGGCAGACCCGCTTCGGGCGCTACACGTACACCATCGGCTCCAGCACGGAGGCGGCACGCAAGGTGGGGATAAACGTCGAGCGTCACCTACTCAAGGTATACGTACTCTCCGGCTTCCTCTCCGGGCTCGCCGGGATAATAGACCTCGCCCGGTTCAATACCGCATCTCCGGGGACGCATACCCTTGACAATCTAAATGTAATCTCTGCCGTGGTTATAGGAGGAGCAAGCCTCTTCGGCGGGATCGGGAGCATCCTGGGCTCGGTGGTCGGCACCTTCATACCCGCGGTCCTGCAGAACGGATTCATCATAGAAGGTGTCCAGGCTTTCTGGCAGCAGGCCACCATTGGGGTGATCCTCATCCTCGCGGTCTACATAGACCAGAGACGTAAGAGTGCAGAAGAACGTTCATAA